The segment AGCCTTTCCTATTTCCTGAATATTTTATTGTCCCCCTGAAACAAAATTTATAATTAAAAATGGCTAATCATTAGGAGGAAGGATATAGATGAAGATTCTGGAATTGTTTAACCTGAAATATTAATTACTTAAAATGAATATCAATGAAAAAACTATTACATGCCTTCTTGAAGAAGAGTCTTTTTCTGGTTCCTGTTTTTATGTGTTTTCTTGGAACACAACAATCATTTTCGCAGGACCAAATTGAAGTTACTGGAAATGTTACGGGTGAGGACGATTTACCGCTCCCGGGTGTTACGGTAATGGTGAAGGGTACAACCAATGGCGTTGTTACAGATTTTGATGGAAATTACAGCATAAATGCACCGGACAATTCTACCTTGGTTTTTACTTATGTAGGTTTTGCATCAAGAGAGGTTGCTGTTGATGGAGTACCGTGTAATTAATGTTGTATTAAGAGAAGACGTTTCGGCACTTGATGAAGTGGTAGTAACAGGATATGGAACTCAGGAGAAACGATCTATAACAGGCGCAATTTCCACAGTGACAAGTGAAGACCTGGAAAGGGTGCACGGTGGTGCTACGGTAAGTTCTGGTCTCGCTGGAAAACTATCGGGAGTTAACTTCCGGATGAATGATGGACGCCCAGGTGCAGGTGCGAGTATCCAGATAAGAAATATGGGAACTCCTCTATATGTTATAGATGGAATCCAGCAAGATGAAGGCCAATTCAACAACCTTGCTCCGGGAGATATAGAAAGTCTCACCATACTTAAGGACGCCTCAGCTGCTATATATGGTGTGAGAGCGGCAAATGGAGTTGTGGTTGTTACAACTAAACGAGGAAAAAGAAATACTAAGAGCACGGTTACTATTAACGCTTATACAGGTTGGCAAAATTGGTCTAGATTTCCTGAGCCCGTAACTAATTCTTATGATTATGTGAGGCTACAGGCAGAAGCTGAGGTCAACCAGTTTGGATCAACAAATATAACTCAGGATGAACTTGAGAGATATAGAGTTGGAACAGAGGAAGGATATAAGTCCTTTAACTGGAAAGATTTTATTATTAAGAAGAATGCCCCGCTAACCAGTGTGCAGGTGAGCGCTTCCGGTGGTTCTGAGAATATAAATTACTATTTATCTGCTACAGATTTGTCTCAGGAATCAGTATTAGGTGATGAATTTAGATTTGATAGGAGCAATATCCAAAGTAATGTGAATGCAAGCATTACAGATCGCTTACAGGTTGGTGTTCAAATTAATGGAAGAATTGAAACAAGGGAAAATCCGGGAATACCAGGGTTTGATGATTATTGGTTACCACGATTTGCAATCTTAAGGAACCGACCTTACGAGCGGCCATATGCCAATGATAATCCGGAATATCTAAACGATATTGGTCATAACGAAACCAACTGGGCATTACATAATTTCGAAATAGGAGGATACAAACTTGATACCTGGAGAGTACTTCAAAACAACTTTACTGCAGAATATGATATTCCTTATATTGAAGGGCTTGAAATAAGCGGTATGTACTCTTATTATATTGCAGATCATGTAATGGATGGGCATGAATATACCTATGAGGCTTATACTTATGATCCAGAGAGTGAAACTTATAACGTAACTGGTGGTAGTACTAACCCATGGAGAGAGCGCGAACAAAATAAAGTTATTCGTAATATATACCAGGGACAGCTACAATATAAGAGAGACTTTGGTGACCACGCCGTAGACGCTATGTTTATCGTAGAGCGGCAGGAAGCAAAATATACCCGAAATTGGGTTCATGCTGTACCGCAAACCAATACTTTACCGCTTATTTATTTTTCTGATGTGGATACTTATGATGATAGTGAAAGTGAAGAAGCTAGAATAGGGTACATTGCAAGAATCAGTTATAATTTCAGAGATAAATATTACCTGGAACTTTCCGGAAGAAGAGATG is part of the Antarcticibacterium sp. 1MA-6-2 genome and harbors:
- a CDS encoding carboxypeptidase-like regulatory domain-containing protein, whose translation is MKKLLHAFLKKSLFLVPVFMCFLGTQQSFSQDQIEVTGNVTGEDDLPLPGVTVMVKGTTNGVVTDFDGNYSINAPDNSTLVFTYVGFASREVAVDGVPCN
- a CDS encoding SusC/RagA family TonB-linked outer membrane protein produces the protein MEYRVINVVLREDVSALDEVVVTGYGTQEKRSITGAISTVTSEDLERVHGGATVSSGLAGKLSGVNFRMNDGRPGAGASIQIRNMGTPLYVIDGIQQDEGQFNNLAPGDIESLTILKDASAAIYGVRAANGVVVVTTKRGKRNTKSTVTINAYTGWQNWSRFPEPVTNSYDYVRLQAEAEVNQFGSTNITQDELERYRVGTEEGYKSFNWKDFIIKKNAPLTSVQVSASGGSENINYYLSATDLSQESVLGDEFRFDRSNIQSNVNASITDRLQVGVQINGRIETRENPGIPGFDDYWLPRFAILRNRPYERPYANDNPEYLNDIGHNETNWALHNFEIGGYKLDTWRVLQNNFTAEYDIPYIEGLEISGMYSYYIADHVMDGHEYTYEAYTYDPESETYNVTGGSTNPWREREQNKVIRNIYQGQLQYKRDFGDHAVDAMFIVERQEAKYTRNWVHAVPQTNTLPLIYFSDVDTYDDSESEEARIGYIARISYNFRDKYYLELSGRRDASWKFHPDKRVGYFPSASAGWRITEEPFMENLLGSDSFLNDLKIRGSYGVLGDDDIGIGAFDYRVGYNYNQGVAILDGVPVIASRDRGQPITNITWFKSKITDIGLDAYFFDNKLSATFDYFYRLRTGLRGRKYDILLPNELGYGLPDENVNSDASFGVEGAIGYNDKIGEVTFNVSANASLARNKFISSYKPRFNNSWDQYRNSSEDLIKIFSGGTLHLGSSSLRKKLIITRSILTEEEMKVFFPEILFMKTLMMMEE